In a single window of the Paenibacillus sp. MMS20-IR301 genome:
- a CDS encoding IS110 family transposase — MSIAKKYIGLDVSKAKIAVAIADEGRGEPRFWGIIEHTKERILKLLHQLQGSGESRVELEVCYEAGPTGYMLHRWLLEAGIACTVVAPSLIPQRAGDRIKTDKRDALRLAQLFRAGELTGIYIPSPEEEALRDLVRAREDAKEDMNRHKQRMGKFLLRLQLFPPSKVKAWTFAFEEWLDTLRFESSCHRIVFQEYRESIRETAERLRRYEKEIERLSHTHVQAPLIEALQALRGVATLTATTLVSEMVSVTRFASAPSFMSYCGLVPSEHSSGVSRSQGKLTKAGNAHLRRVLVEAAHHYRHSPGVRRKLRERISGLPPEVQRMAFEAQNRLHRKYMTMLGKGKHKSKIVAAIARELAGFVWAIARVLEKGDRNPATDSLIAG, encoded by the coding sequence ATGAGTATCGCCAAAAAGTATATTGGATTAGACGTATCCAAAGCCAAAATTGCTGTAGCCATCGCAGATGAGGGCCGTGGCGAACCCCGCTTTTGGGGGATTATCGAACATACCAAGGAACGCATACTAAAGCTTCTACATCAACTGCAAGGTTCCGGTGAATCCCGAGTGGAACTGGAAGTCTGCTACGAAGCCGGGCCCACCGGGTACATGCTTCACCGTTGGCTCCTCGAAGCCGGCATTGCCTGTACCGTTGTTGCTCCTTCTCTTATCCCTCAGCGCGCTGGGGACCGGATTAAAACCGACAAGCGGGATGCGCTTCGCTTGGCTCAACTCTTTCGGGCTGGCGAACTAACGGGGATCTACATCCCCTCTCCTGAGGAGGAAGCGCTCCGGGATCTCGTTCGAGCCCGCGAGGACGCCAAAGAAGATATGAACCGCCACAAGCAGCGCATGGGCAAGTTCCTGCTGCGTTTGCAGCTCTTCCCTCCAAGCAAGGTCAAGGCCTGGACCTTCGCCTTTGAAGAGTGGCTGGATACCCTCCGCTTCGAGAGTTCCTGCCACCGCATAGTCTTCCAGGAATACCGGGAGAGCATTCGAGAAACGGCAGAACGACTTCGGCGTTACGAAAAAGAGATCGAGCGTCTCTCTCACACCCATGTGCAGGCGCCACTTATTGAAGCCCTTCAGGCGCTGCGAGGAGTGGCCACACTCACCGCTACCACACTGGTGTCGGAGATGGTCAGTGTGACGCGGTTTGCCAGCGCCCCCTCGTTCATGAGCTACTGTGGGTTAGTACCCAGTGAACACTCCAGCGGTGTGAGCCGTAGTCAGGGAAAGCTGACCAAGGCAGGCAATGCACATTTGCGGCGGGTGCTGGTCGAAGCGGCCCACCATTACCGGCACTCACCGGGCGTACGGCGCAAATTGCGGGAGCGAATCAGCGGACTGCCGCCGGAGGTGCAGCGAATGGCCTTTGAGGCACAAAATCGACTTCATCGCAAATACATGACGATGCTGGGAAAAGGGAAGCACAAATCGAAAATCGTAGCCGCCATTGCCCGGGAGCTTGCCGGCTTTGTATGGGCTATTGCCAGAGTTCTGGAGAAGGGCGACCGAAACCCAGCCACGGATTCTCTAATTGCCGGATAA
- a CDS encoding IS110 family transposase — MSIAKKYIGLDVSKAKIAVAIADEGRGEPRFWGIIEHTKERILKLLHQLQGSGESRVELEVCYEAGPTGYMLHRWLLEAGIACTVVAPSLIPQRAGDRIKTDKRDALRLAQLFRAGELTGIYIPSPEEEALRDLVRAREDAKEDMNRHKQRMGKFLLRLQLFPPSKVKAWTFAFEEWLDTLRFESSCHRIVFQEYRESIRETAERLRRYEKEIERLSHTHVQAPLIEALQALRGVATLTATTLVSEMVSVTRFASAPSFMSYCGLVPSEHSSGVSRSQGKLTKAGNAHLRRVLVEAAHHYRHSPGVRRKLRERISGLPPEVQRMAFEAQNRLHRKYMTMLGKGKHKSKIVAAIARELAGFVWAIARVLEKGDRNPATDSLIAG, encoded by the coding sequence ATGAGTATCGCCAAAAAGTATATTGGATTAGACGTATCCAAAGCCAAAATTGCTGTAGCCATCGCAGATGAGGGCCGTGGCGAACCCCGCTTTTGGGGGATTATTGAACATACCAAGGAACGCATACTAAAGCTTCTACATCAACTGCAAGGTTCCGGTGAATCCCGAGTGGAACTGGAAGTCTGCTACGAAGCCGGGCCCACCGGGTACATGCTTCACCGTTGGCTCCTCGAAGCCGGCATTGCCTGTACCGTTGTTGCTCCTTCTCTTATCCCTCAGCGCGCTGGGGACCGGATTAAAACCGACAAGCGGGATGCGCTTCGCTTGGCTCAACTCTTTCGGGCTGGCGAACTAACGGGGATCTACATCCCCTCTCCTGAGGAGGAAGCGCTCCGGGATCTCGTTCGAGCCCGCGAGGACGCCAAAGAAGATATGAACCGCCACAAGCAGCGCATGGGCAAGTTCCTGCTGCGTTTGCAGCTCTTCCCTCCAAGCAAGGTCAAGGCCTGGACCTTCGCCTTTGAAGAGTGGCTGGATACCCTCCGCTTCGAGAGTTCCTGCCACCGCATAGTCTTCCAGGAATACCGGGAGAGCATTCGAGAAACGGCAGAACGACTTCGGCGTTACGAAAAAGAGATCGAGCGTCTCTCTCACACCCATGTGCAGGCGCCACTTATTGAAGCCCTTCAGGCGCTGCGAGGAGTGGCCACACTCACCGCTACCACACTGGTGTCGGAGATGGTCAGTGTGACGCGGTTTGCCAGCGCCCCCTCGTTCATGAGCTACTGTGGGTTAGTACCCAGTGAACACTCCAGCGGTGTGAGCCGTAGTCAGGGAAAGCTGACCAAGGCAGGCAATGCACATTTGCGGCGGGTGCTGGTCGAAGCGGCCCACCATTACCGGCACTCACCGGGCGTACGGCGCAAATTGCGGGAGCGAATCAGCGGACTGCCGCCGGAGGTGCAGCGAATGGCCTTTGAGGCACAAAATCGACTTCATCGCAAATACATGACGATGCTGGGAAAAGGGAAGCACAAATCGAAAATCGTAGCCGCCATTGCCCGGGAGCTTGCCGGCTTTGTATGGGCTATTGCCAGAGTTCTGGAGAAGGGCGACCGAAACCCAGCCACGGATTCTCTAATTGCCGGATAA
- a CDS encoding response regulator — MNILLVDDDYYVIAALQKRIDWTALGIGHVFTANSISQAKDILEQHSVQILISDIEMPQGSGLELLAWIRERNYPVQTILLTNYADFNYAQKAIELQSFEYFLKPIEFDKLMLIIQKAITRSKEQQHNEKAIQEGQFWQKNQAKIQEHFWRKLVNDSTAFQIRPAAIHLAMEEQNLSYQMDDLIQPVLFNLFPQGGSMGKEEKYLFDFALLNVLYELFKSPCFSIESILEYKESYWIAVLKWNRTPELPLLEELCNSFIQKANPYLKCDACCTIGLSGALSDVGRIFKSSLLMIEEITRSRNHTFLVETHLQHNKAAYLPPDLAHLEELLSQNNLTAFLDAVTAYLRGMLRGRALDTSVLSLFRLDIVQLVYSFLKMKGIQVHKLYSGTTHDQLLLHSLASIEDMEEYLNYLVSTAMKYRDFTAQPTSVAEEIKQYIHSHYGDDLTRNDLAEIVYLNPDYLARLFKKETGISLGSYIIKVRIAAAKHLLETTQHSVYTIADKVGYTNYSYFSKLFKQEVGLPPNEYKKDQQSHSVL; from the coding sequence ATGAATATTTTGCTGGTTGATGATGACTACTATGTAATTGCTGCGCTGCAGAAGCGGATTGACTGGACGGCGCTCGGGATCGGACATGTCTTCACCGCGAACAGTATCTCCCAGGCCAAAGACATTCTGGAGCAGCATTCTGTGCAGATTCTGATCTCCGATATCGAGATGCCGCAGGGCAGCGGGCTGGAACTTCTGGCATGGATCAGAGAGCGGAATTACCCGGTTCAGACGATTCTGCTCACCAACTATGCCGATTTCAACTATGCGCAGAAGGCGATTGAGCTGCAGAGCTTCGAGTATTTCCTCAAGCCGATCGAATTCGACAAGCTGATGCTCATTATCCAGAAAGCGATTACACGGTCGAAGGAGCAGCAGCACAACGAGAAAGCGATCCAGGAGGGCCAATTCTGGCAGAAAAATCAGGCCAAAATCCAGGAGCATTTCTGGCGCAAGCTGGTGAATGACAGCACAGCCTTCCAGATCCGGCCCGCCGCGATACATCTGGCAATGGAGGAACAGAATCTCTCCTATCAGATGGATGATCTGATCCAGCCGGTGCTCTTCAACCTGTTCCCGCAGGGCGGCAGCATGGGCAAGGAGGAGAAATATCTGTTTGATTTCGCCCTGCTGAATGTGCTGTATGAGCTGTTCAAGAGCCCGTGCTTCTCGATTGAGAGTATTCTGGAGTATAAGGAATCGTACTGGATCGCCGTTCTGAAATGGAACCGGACCCCCGAGCTTCCCCTGCTGGAGGAGCTATGCAATTCGTTTATTCAAAAGGCCAATCCGTATCTCAAATGTGACGCCTGCTGCACCATCGGCTTATCCGGTGCACTCAGCGATGTCGGCCGGATATTCAAGTCCTCGCTTCTGATGATTGAGGAGATTACGCGCAGCAGAAACCACACTTTCCTGGTGGAGACGCATCTGCAGCACAACAAAGCAGCGTATCTTCCGCCGGATCTGGCCCACCTGGAGGAGCTGCTGAGCCAGAATAATCTGACCGCCTTTCTTGACGCGGTGACCGCTTATCTGCGCGGGATGCTGAGGGGCCGGGCGCTTGATACCTCAGTGCTCAGCCTGTTCCGGCTTGATATTGTGCAGCTTGTTTACTCTTTCCTTAAGATGAAAGGGATTCAGGTGCACAAGCTGTATTCCGGCACAACCCATGATCAGCTGCTGCTCCATTCCCTGGCTTCGATCGAGGACATGGAGGAATACCTGAACTATCTGGTCAGTACAGCGATGAAATACCGGGATTTCACCGCCCAGCCTACATCAGTTGCCGAGGAGATTAAGCAGTATATCCACAGCCATTACGGTGATGATCTGACCCGGAACGACCTGGCGGAGATTGTCTATCTGAACCCGGATTATCTTGCCCGGCTGTTCAAGAAGGAGACCGGCATCTCTCTGGGCAGCTATATCATTAAGGTGCGGATTGCCGCCGCGAAGCATCTGCTCGAGACGACCCAGCACTCCGTCTATACTATTGCCGATAAAGTCGGCTACACCAACTACTCTTATTTCTCCAAGCTGTTCAAGCAGGAGGTCGGCCTTCCGCCGAATGAATACAAGAAGGATCAGCAATCCCATTCCGTGCTGTAG
- a CDS encoding histidine kinase — translation MIKNTAGHKPYPIRHYVKLTILISFTVLILDLVISVTSVSIVKQQSTRYLQDTADLYINRINHDFAYINHYMGWTLANDDSLNMMNAHELSSKEFLNSNEDLFKRFSELQRNYGQEFNFFFYLRNQSFFLNCAPISIDYSDYRELREQIISFIDDKKVYEKFYSRWTPVLVNGKYYIINIVPYYNRYLIGMISADNLITPLRQINLGANGYASLIDETGKDISTLVSNSGKPLQKESGLQKLFQSRTTITNEFSDTGLSAKMVIKFGAFEKIMIAQLLIMLLFFIVTSTLCAVMLFFNRRILGPIQSFSENLAHLSEDGQPADFKSSKIIELEQANAQFKDLVDQIRNIKIAMYEQELEKQSIQLDFMKQQIKPHFFLNCLTSIYSMAQIQMYEEIEQMAMSTSKYFRYIFQGSEDFVLLAGEIEHVRIYLDIQKSRYRDAFVYEIEQDALTRDMMIPPLVLQTFIENSVKYAVSRTDEIRIRLTVNRRIMEGEVMNVIEISDTGPGFPYEVLDKLNQGEPLDQSKGTHIGIMNTLKRLEYLYLRRAAVSFSNAAEGGACITLCLPEFPVPLTESGQMR, via the coding sequence ATGATTAAAAACACAGCGGGGCATAAGCCCTACCCGATCCGCCATTATGTTAAACTCACGATACTGATTTCCTTTACCGTGCTTATTCTCGATCTTGTCATCAGTGTTACTTCTGTTTCCATCGTCAAGCAGCAGTCCACCCGGTATTTGCAGGACACCGCCGATCTGTATATTAACCGGATTAATCATGATTTCGCTTACATTAACCATTATATGGGCTGGACACTGGCGAACGATGACAGCCTTAATATGATGAATGCCCACGAGCTCAGCAGCAAGGAATTTCTGAACTCCAACGAAGATCTGTTCAAGCGTTTCTCGGAGCTGCAGCGGAATTACGGGCAGGAGTTCAACTTCTTTTTTTATCTGAGGAACCAGTCCTTCTTCCTGAATTGCGCGCCGATCAGCATCGACTATTCAGACTACCGCGAGCTGAGGGAGCAGATTATCTCCTTTATTGATGATAAAAAGGTGTACGAGAAGTTCTACTCCCGCTGGACACCGGTTCTCGTGAACGGCAAATATTATATCATTAATATTGTTCCCTACTACAACCGTTACCTGATCGGAATGATCTCTGCCGACAATCTGATCACTCCGCTCCGCCAGATCAACCTGGGTGCGAACGGCTATGCCTCACTGATCGACGAGACAGGAAAGGACATCTCTACTCTGGTCTCCAACAGCGGCAAACCGCTGCAGAAGGAATCAGGGCTGCAGAAGCTCTTCCAGTCACGCACAACCATTACTAATGAGTTCTCGGATACAGGCTTAAGCGCCAAGATGGTCATCAAGTTCGGTGCCTTTGAGAAAATTATGATCGCCCAGCTGCTCATCATGCTGCTCTTCTTCATCGTAACCTCTACGCTCTGCGCAGTGATGCTGTTCTTCAACCGCAGGATACTGGGACCGATTCAGAGCTTCTCGGAGAATCTGGCCCATCTCAGTGAGGACGGCCAGCCGGCCGATTTCAAGAGCAGCAAGATCATCGAGCTGGAGCAGGCTAATGCACAGTTCAAGGATCTGGTCGACCAGATCCGCAATATCAAAATCGCCATGTACGAGCAGGAGCTGGAGAAGCAGAGTATTCAGCTGGATTTCATGAAGCAGCAGATCAAGCCGCATTTCTTCCTGAACTGCCTGACCAGCATATATAGTATGGCACAGATTCAAATGTACGAGGAGATTGAGCAGATGGCCATGTCCACCTCGAAGTATTTCCGGTATATTTTCCAGGGCAGTGAGGACTTTGTGCTGCTTGCCGGTGAAATCGAGCATGTACGGATCTATCTCGATATTCAGAAGAGCCGGTACCGTGATGCATTTGTCTATGAGATTGAGCAGGATGCGCTGACCCGGGACATGATGATTCCGCCGCTGGTGCTGCAGACCTTCATCGAGAATTCCGTCAAATATGCCGTTTCCAGAACAGATGAGATCCGGATCAGGCTTACCGTGAACCGCCGTATTATGGAAGGTGAAGTGATGAACGTCATTGAGATTTCCGACACCGGTCCCGGTTTCCCTTACGAAGTGCTGGATAAGCTGAATCAGGGCGAGCCGCTTGATCAGTCCAAGGGTACACATATCGGTATTATGAACACGCTGAAAAGGCTGGAATATCTCTACCTGCGGCGGGCTGCCGTCAGCTTCTCCAACGCTGCAGAGGGCGGCGCCTGCATCACCCTGTGTCTCCCGGAATTCCCCGTACCCTTAACAGAAAGTGGGCAGATGCGATGA
- a CDS encoding extracellular solute-binding protein has translation MVKQNRKPAAKKWAVSALAAVMLVGLAGCGGDNKENNAAATDTGSFNKEGLPIVNEPVTLKVLTVRWGSMGDTFTQNQWLKDLEKNSNVKIDWQVMSSNDWAEQKSILLASGTLPDVVLGNQTFSDSDIVNNLSYFRPLDDYIDQYMPNLKAAMEETPDMKKISTFPDGKIYSLPTRLPSRPKSSRQPVINKTWLDKLGLEVPGTVDELYTVLKAFKEQDPNGNGKADEIPYIEVSNDIISPFGIADLNNNNMLVKDGKAVYYPISEEYKEGMKWENKLYSEGLLDKELFTQDATMISAKFQNPDAPIVGFTYQWTPDAVFGKWSDQYVTIPPIAGPDGNRYTIGNPIGMSLGRNELLITSSCKTPEIAARWADEFYTNEASIQNFWGAIGTVIQKNADDTYTLMDPPAGTSADAWYWDQSLRDFGPKYVSPSFESKIVLNPEAGDGLKLQLDKLGSEYVSTPFPNVMYTSEEFEELPTLTTDIDTYVNTMRAQFISKGDIDGSWDAYVKKLNDMGLDKLVKIRTDAYSRYNSVE, from the coding sequence ATGGTTAAACAGAACAGGAAGCCGGCAGCCAAGAAATGGGCTGTATCGGCACTGGCAGCAGTAATGCTTGTAGGACTGGCCGGCTGCGGCGGGGACAATAAAGAGAATAATGCAGCAGCTACAGACACGGGCAGCTTCAACAAGGAAGGCCTGCCGATTGTGAATGAGCCGGTAACGCTCAAAGTACTGACTGTCCGCTGGGGCAGCATGGGTGACACCTTCACCCAGAACCAGTGGCTTAAGGACCTGGAGAAGAATTCCAATGTCAAAATCGACTGGCAGGTTATGTCCTCCAATGACTGGGCAGAGCAGAAATCCATCCTCCTGGCCAGCGGCACGCTGCCCGATGTTGTCCTGGGCAATCAGACCTTCTCCGACTCTGATATTGTGAACAACCTCAGCTATTTCCGTCCGCTGGATGATTATATTGACCAGTACATGCCTAATCTGAAGGCTGCGATGGAAGAGACACCGGATATGAAGAAGATCAGCACCTTCCCGGACGGTAAAATTTATTCACTGCCGACCAGACTTCCTTCGCGTCCAAAGAGCTCCCGCCAGCCGGTTATCAACAAAACCTGGCTCGACAAGCTGGGCCTTGAGGTTCCGGGTACCGTTGACGAGCTCTATACTGTGCTCAAAGCATTCAAGGAGCAGGATCCGAACGGAAACGGCAAGGCCGATGAAATTCCTTACATTGAAGTAAGCAATGATATTATCAGTCCTTTCGGCATTGCTGACCTGAATAATAACAACATGCTGGTTAAGGACGGCAAGGCTGTCTATTATCCGATATCGGAAGAATATAAGGAAGGCATGAAATGGGAGAACAAGCTCTACTCCGAAGGTCTGCTCGACAAGGAGCTGTTCACCCAGGATGCTACGATGATCTCCGCCAAATTCCAGAATCCGGATGCGCCGATCGTCGGCTTCACTTACCAGTGGACCCCGGATGCCGTGTTCGGCAAATGGAGTGACCAGTATGTGACCATTCCGCCGATTGCCGGACCGGACGGCAACCGCTACACGATTGGTAATCCGATCGGGATGAGCCTGGGCCGCAATGAGCTGCTGATTACGAGTTCCTGCAAAACACCGGAAATTGCCGCACGCTGGGCGGATGAGTTCTATACGAATGAAGCGAGCATCCAGAACTTCTGGGGAGCTATCGGAACCGTTATCCAGAAGAATGCGGACGACACTTATACCCTGATGGACCCTCCGGCCGGAACCAGTGCAGATGCCTGGTACTGGGATCAGTCACTGCGGGATTTCGGGCCGAAATATGTAAGCCCGTCCTTTGAATCGAAAATTGTATTGAATCCTGAGGCGGGTGACGGACTCAAGCTGCAGCTCGACAAGCTGGGCAGTGAATATGTATCCACACCGTTCCCTAACGTAATGTACACTTCCGAAGAGTTCGAGGAGCTCCCGACCCTGACGACGGATATTGATACTTATGTGAACACGATGCGCGCCCAATTCATCAGCAAAGGCGACATTGACGGCAGCTGGGATGCTTATGTGAAGAAGCTGAACGATATGGGGCTTGATAAGCTCGTTAAAATCCGTACGGATGCATACAGCCGCTACAACAGCGTGGAATAA
- a CDS encoding LacI family DNA-binding transcriptional regulator, whose translation MTVTMKKVARRAGVSISTVSRVCSGRPMVKEESVRKVKQVMEELGYTPNRIAQSLVSRSANCLCLLLPLAEQPVFAKLLYMEMARGIIAEAACLGYDIQISSGMNEQEELEAVSGLLKGRRVDGVILLHSGGEKPLISYLKGSGYPFVVAECPGAEAVQQGDAMLHPGTYEAVNQLIAGGCQSGTLAVRALTGKIRSDHWECKYG comes from the coding sequence GTGACGGTTACCATGAAAAAAGTAGCCCGTAGAGCAGGGGTCTCCATCTCTACGGTCTCCCGGGTATGTTCAGGCCGGCCGATGGTCAAGGAAGAGAGTGTCCGCAAGGTGAAGCAGGTCATGGAAGAGCTCGGGTATACGCCGAACAGGATTGCCCAAAGCCTGGTATCAAGGTCAGCGAACTGTCTTTGTCTTCTGCTGCCCTTGGCGGAGCAGCCGGTATTTGCCAAACTGCTGTATATGGAGATGGCCCGCGGAATCATAGCTGAGGCGGCCTGTCTGGGATACGACATACAAATCAGCTCAGGTATGAATGAGCAGGAGGAGCTTGAGGCCGTCTCCGGCCTTCTGAAGGGCCGCCGTGTTGACGGAGTGATTCTGCTGCACTCAGGCGGGGAAAAGCCGTTAATCAGCTATCTGAAGGGCAGCGGTTATCCTTTTGTTGTTGCAGAATGCCCGGGCGCCGAAGCTGTTCAGCAGGGTGATGCCATGCTACATCCGGGCACGTATGAAGCTGTGAACCAGCTGATTGCGGGAGGCTGCCAGTCGGGCACTCTGGCCGTCCGGGCATTGACAGGGAAGATCAGATCTGACCATTGGGAGTGTAAGTATGGCTAA
- a CDS encoding alpha-amylase family glycosyl hydrolase codes for MAKQTDITLRNQVVYSIYVRNHSEEGTFRAVEKDLERIKGLGVDIIWLLPVHPVGREARKGGLGSPYANQDYREINPELGSLEEFRALTGAIHRHGMKCMIDVVYNHTSPDSWLVRHHPEFFYRTPEGKLGNRVGDWGDIVDLDYGNQELWAYQLKSLVMWAELVDGFRCDVAPLLPLEFWLRAREAVAAVNPGCLWLAESIEPEFTLHLRQRGMVSLSDSEILQAFDACYDYDTYPYFTGVLNGSIPLSSYVEKINAQEYIYPANYVKLRFLENHDRPRAKALFPDENELINWTAFMYFQKGMPLIYGGQETENEICPDLFDKNPVNWHTGKDLSWLFQALYPIKKSPVMTHGICRLTAHDEDGIVTGIHSWGGQKLAGVFSLRGKPAEAELELPDGDYVNLIDGSPVSVAGGKLHCSGKPVIVEA; via the coding sequence ATGGCTAAACAAACGGATATTACCCTGCGGAATCAGGTGGTCTATTCCATCTACGTAAGGAATCACAGCGAGGAAGGAACCTTCCGGGCGGTAGAGAAGGATCTGGAGCGGATCAAAGGGCTGGGTGTGGATATTATCTGGCTGCTGCCGGTGCATCCGGTCGGCCGGGAAGCGCGCAAGGGCGGGCTCGGCAGTCCCTATGCCAATCAGGATTACCGGGAAATTAATCCGGAGCTGGGCAGTCTGGAGGAGTTCCGCGCGCTGACCGGGGCGATTCACAGGCACGGAATGAAATGCATGATCGATGTGGTCTATAATCACACCTCTCCCGATTCCTGGCTGGTCCGCCATCATCCGGAATTCTTCTACAGAACTCCGGAAGGCAAGCTCGGTAACCGTGTCGGCGACTGGGGGGACATTGTAGATCTGGACTACGGCAATCAAGAGCTGTGGGCATACCAGCTGAAATCGCTGGTTATGTGGGCTGAGCTGGTGGACGGCTTCCGCTGTGACGTTGCCCCGCTGCTGCCGCTTGAATTCTGGCTGCGGGCCAGGGAAGCGGTCGCAGCGGTTAACCCCGGCTGCCTCTGGCTTGCCGAATCAATTGAACCTGAATTCACGCTGCATCTGCGGCAGCGGGGGATGGTCAGCCTGTCCGACAGCGAGATTCTTCAAGCCTTTGATGCCTGCTATGACTATGATACTTACCCGTATTTCACAGGTGTACTGAACGGCAGCATTCCGCTGAGCAGCTATGTGGAGAAGATTAATGCGCAGGAGTATATCTATCCCGCTAATTATGTGAAGCTGCGGTTTCTGGAGAACCATGACCGGCCCCGGGCCAAGGCGCTGTTCCCGGATGAGAATGAGCTGATCAACTGGACAGCATTCATGTACTTCCAGAAGGGGATGCCGCTGATCTACGGCGGGCAGGAGACGGAGAATGAGATTTGCCCGGACTTGTTCGATAAGAATCCCGTTAATTGGCATACAGGCAAGGATCTCTCCTGGCTGTTCCAGGCACTTTATCCGATCAAGAAAAGTCCAGTTATGACCCATGGCATCTGCAGGCTGACTGCACATGACGAAGACGGAATAGTTACCGGTATTCATTCTTGGGGCGGGCAAAAGCTGGCCGGGGTGTTCAGTCTGCGGGGGAAGCCGGCGGAAGCGGAGCTGGAGCTGCCGGACGGAGACTATGTCAACCTGATTGACGGCAGTCCGGTTAGCGTGGCCGGCGGGAAATTACACTGCAGCGGCAAGCCGGTCATAGTTGAAGCTTAA
- a CDS encoding ABC transporter permease subunit yields the protein MKSGQSSPAAAFGQIKRNWGLYLLLLPAVVLTLLFAYKPMYGVLIAFKDYSPALGIGGSPWAGFKYFEKFFNSYQFTNTIKNTMIISVYSLITFPIPIILALMVNQMRPNRFRRFFQTVSYMPHFISTVVMVGLMMILLSPSTGIVGNLYSLFGAEAPDLMGSSSLFSSVYVWSDVWQHVGWDSIIFIAALSAVDPSLYEAATVDGASRWHKVRYIDIPMLMPTAITLLILRVGGLLGVGFEKVYLMQNDLNITSSEILSTYVYKIGLLSSQYSFSSAINLFNTIINFILLIMVNQISKKLSENSLW from the coding sequence ATGAAATCCGGTCAGTCCAGTCCGGCAGCAGCCTTCGGACAGATCAAACGAAACTGGGGGCTGTATTTATTGCTGCTTCCCGCAGTAGTGCTTACATTATTGTTTGCATACAAGCCAATGTACGGGGTGCTTATCGCCTTTAAGGATTATAGTCCGGCGCTGGGGATCGGCGGCAGCCCGTGGGCGGGCTTCAAGTATTTCGAGAAATTCTTCAATTCCTATCAATTCACCAATACCATTAAGAACACGATGATCATCAGCGTATACAGCCTGATTACTTTCCCGATTCCGATTATCCTTGCGTTAATGGTCAATCAGATGCGGCCGAACCGGTTCAGAAGATTCTTCCAGACGGTATCGTATATGCCGCATTTCATTTCTACTGTTGTAATGGTAGGCCTGATGATGATCCTGCTCTCGCCAAGCACCGGTATCGTCGGCAATCTGTATAGTCTGTTCGGCGCGGAGGCTCCAGATCTGATGGGCTCCTCGTCACTGTTCAGCAGTGTATATGTCTGGTCGGATGTGTGGCAGCATGTCGGCTGGGACAGCATTATCTTCATTGCCGCGCTCTCTGCAGTCGATCCCAGCCTGTATGAAGCAGCTACGGTTGACGGGGCCAGCCGCTGGCATAAGGTCCGTTATATCGATATCCCGATGCTGATGCCGACAGCCATTACGCTGCTGATTCTGCGGGTGGGCGGTCTGCTCGGCGTAGGATTTGAGAAGGTCTATCTGATGCAGAATGATCTGAATATCACCTCCAGTGAAATTCTGTCGACCTATGTCTACAAAATCGGTCTGCTCAGCAGCCAATACAGCTTTTCTTCAGCAATCAACCTGTTCAATACCATCATCAACTTCATTCTGCTGATTATGGTAAACCAGATTTCCAAAAAACTAAGTGAAAACAGCCTGTGGTAG